One window from the genome of Lacerta agilis isolate rLacAgi1 chromosome 16, rLacAgi1.pri, whole genome shotgun sequence encodes:
- the LOC117061059 gene encoding uncharacterized protein LOC117061059, translated as MATPSRKPTQAPGLRSSLNSESSSPAHGPSSRRRSDAGSTRGPLLRKQASASSLRPEGQAWCRRSESVPEPDPILLSLVQALAHTGIPLSEAGFFEALIMRPLGVRRSLPSVGQLHRSVLPALRRHHKSGLRQVLHHRDTFVFLHEATTGDGRAILGISVLPLDRPGQSPLLLGVEFLEQLSHHLVARAVAGVLSEGHVLFHRVLAVVTSGNAHMIQAFAANGILGTVLPTALHIPCLVHQLELVMELWPDKLERLVSVLHLLEDTFGRQAALRHRYELFLRERGLALSLPVPSRWTGPEAWLERAVVIAEHLPILMEFVAADEEEGAAMAKLQALLGSGSEELVAEATFAAEHGAVLLSTVQFLHKVGEPLAHRAYGELEALRIAFSYHLDTGFGPNTRNQLALCQPRLASQFREVLACSLARLEHLLSSHPAVPTLKAVRALDPKQVGAVGWSQLQQEQVIPGLAEVAEVEWFRYQRLAQAAPANVSLPQWWEAQTEQLPTLSPLARQYLWLPLCMPKSPFLPGDVLSRAGAEEGFTDESVCLWRMLRYNRNLC; from the coding sequence ATGGCAACTCCATCGAGGAAGCCCACCCAGGCCCCTGGCCTGCGTTCCTCCCTGAACTCTGAGTCATCGTCACCGGCCCACGGTCCTTCCAGCCGCCGCCGCTCGGATGCCGGTTCCACCAGGGGTCCCCTGCTTCGCAAACAGGCCTCGGCCTCCTCCCTCCGCCCTGAGGGACAAGCTTGGTGCCGCCGCTCGGAATCCGTCCCCGAACCAGACCCAATCCTGCTCTCTCTGGTGCAGGCCTTGGCCCACACAGGCATCCCGCTTTCTGAGGCAGGCTTCTTTGAGGCTCTCATCATGCGCCCGCTGGGCGTGAGGCGCTCGCTCCCATCCGTGGGCCAGCTCCACCGCAGCGTTCTCCCGGCCTTGCGGCGGCACCATAAGTCAGGTCTCCGGCAGGTTCTCCACCACCGCGATACTTTTGTCTTCCTTCATGAGGCGACGACAGGGGACGGGCGGGCCATCCTTGGCATCTCCGTCCTGCCTCTCGACAGGCCTGGGCAGTCTCCGCTGCTCCTCGGTGTGGAGTTCTTGGAGCAGCTGAGCCACCATTTGGTGGCCCGGGCTGTTGCGGGCGTTTTGAGCGAAGGGCATGTCTTGTTCCACAGGGTGCTGGCTGTGGTCACTTCTGGGAATGCCCACATGATCCAAGCCTTTGCTGCCAACGGGATTCTGGGCACGGTGTTGCCCACTGCCCTTCACATCCCCTGCCTGGTGCACCAGCTGGAGCTAGTGATGGAGCTGTGGCCAGATAAGTTGGAAAGGCTGGTTTCTGTGCTGCACCTCCTGGAGGACACATTCGGGCGGCAGGCTGCCCTGCGCCACCGTTACGAGCTGTTCCTGAGAGAGCGCGGCCTGGCACTCTCCCTGCCCGTTCCCAGTAGGTGGACTGGGCCAGAGGCCTGGCTGGAGAGGGCTGTTGTCATCGCAGAACATCTCCCCATCCTGATGGAGTTCGTGGCAGCCGATGAAGAAGAGGGTGCCGCCATGGCCAAACTGCAGGCGCTCCTTGGGTCAGGCAGTGAGGAGTTGGTGGCAGAGGCCACCTTTGCAGCGGAGCACGGGGCAGTCCTCCTGAGCACGGTGCAGTTCCTGCACAAGGTGGGGGAGCCATTAGCGCACCGGGCCTATGGCGAGCTGGAGGCCTTGCGCATTGCCTTCTCCTACCACTTGGACACGGGGTTTGGGCCAAACACCAGGAACCAGCTAGCCCTGTGCCAGCCTCGTCTCGCATCGCAGTTCCGCGAGGTCCTGGCTTGCAGCCTCGCCCGCCTGGAGCACTTGCTCAGCTCCCACCCCGCAGTGCCCACGTTGAAGGCCGTCCGGGCCCTTGACCCCAAGCAGGTGGGCGCTGTGGGCTGGAGCCAGCTGCAGCAGGAGCAGGTGATCCCTGGGCTGGCAGAGGTGGCAGAGGTGGAGTGGTTCCGCTACCAACGCCTGGCGCAGGCGGCTCCTGCAAATGTCTCCCTGCCTCAGTGGTGGGAGGCGCAAACTGAGCAGCTCCCCACCCTGAGCCCCCTGGCCCGACAGTACCTCTGGCTGCCACTCTGCATGCCCAAGTCCCCTTTCCTCCCAGGAGATGTACTGAGTCGAGCGGGTGCCGAGGAGGGTTTCACAGACGAGAGTGTTTGCCTGTGGCGCATGCTCAGGTATAACCGCAACCTCTGTTAG